A part of Streptomyces sp. NBC_01497 genomic DNA contains:
- the rpsI gene encoding 30S ribosomal protein S9: MAETTAEQTPVEGEEETFAEVTTFESEVPVEGEYTTESMASRFGDPQPAAGLGRRKNAIARVRIIPGSGKWKINGRTLEEYFPNKVHQQEVNEPFKVLELDNRYDVVARISGGGVSGQAGALRLGVARSLNEADVDNNRAPLKKAGFLSRDDRAVERKKAGLKKARKAPQYSKR; this comes from the coding sequence GTGGCCGAGACCACTGCTGAGCAGACCCCCGTCGAAGGCGAAGAGGAGACTTTCGCCGAGGTGACGACCTTCGAGTCGGAGGTGCCCGTCGAGGGCGAGTACACCACCGAGTCGATGGCGTCCCGCTTCGGCGACCCGCAGCCCGCCGCCGGCCTGGGCCGTCGCAAGAACGCGATCGCCCGTGTCCGGATCATCCCCGGCTCCGGCAAGTGGAAGATCAACGGTCGCACCCTTGAGGAGTACTTCCCCAACAAGGTGCACCAGCAGGAAGTCAACGAGCCCTTCAAGGTGCTCGAACTCGACAACCGCTACGACGTCGTCGCCCGCATCTCGGGTGGCGGTGTCTCCGGCCAGGCCGGTGCGCTGCGTCTGGGTGTCGCCCGCTCGCTGAACGAGGCGGACGTGGACAACAACCGCGCCCCGCTGAAGAAGGCCGGCTTCCTGAGCCGCGACGACCGCGCCGTCGAGCGTAAGAAGGCCGGTCTCAAGAAGGCCCGCAAGGCGCCGCAGTACAGCAAGCGCTAA
- the coaA gene encoding type I pantothenate kinase, which produces MDPVISSPSHQQSSAPHHEHRRKAEHGPTPYVDLTRSQWSALREKTPLPLSADEVERLRGLGDVIDLDEVRDVYLPLSRLLNLYVQATAGLRGALNTFLGDAGGGHGAQRGTPFVIGVAGSVAVGKSTVARLLQALLARWPEHPRVERVTTDGFLLPMKELQARDLVHRKGFPESYDRRALTRFVADIKAGKDEVTAPVYSHLIYDIVPDERLVVRRPDILIVEGINVLQPALPGLDGRTRVALADYFDFSVYVDARAEDIESWYLNRFRTLRATAFQDPSSYFTRYTKVSEDEALDYARTTWRTVNKPNLLENVAPTRGRATLILRKASDHKVQRLSLRKL; this is translated from the coding sequence ATGGACCCCGTGATCAGCTCCCCCTCGCACCAGCAGTCGTCCGCCCCGCACCACGAGCACCGGCGGAAGGCGGAGCACGGGCCCACCCCGTACGTCGACCTGACCCGCTCGCAGTGGAGCGCGCTGCGCGAGAAGACGCCGCTGCCGCTGAGCGCCGACGAGGTCGAGCGGCTGCGCGGCCTCGGCGACGTGATCGACCTGGACGAGGTGCGTGACGTCTATCTGCCGCTCTCCCGCCTGCTCAACCTGTACGTACAGGCCACGGCCGGGCTGCGGGGCGCGCTCAACACCTTCCTCGGCGACGCGGGCGGCGGCCACGGCGCCCAGCGCGGCACCCCGTTCGTCATAGGGGTAGCGGGCAGTGTGGCCGTGGGCAAGTCGACCGTCGCGCGGCTCCTTCAGGCGCTGCTGGCGCGCTGGCCCGAGCACCCGCGCGTGGAGCGCGTCACGACGGACGGCTTCCTGCTCCCGATGAAGGAGCTCCAGGCGCGCGACCTCGTGCACAGGAAGGGCTTCCCCGAGTCGTACGACCGCCGCGCGCTCACCCGCTTCGTCGCGGACATCAAGGCCGGCAAGGACGAGGTCACGGCGCCCGTCTACTCGCACCTGATCTACGACATCGTGCCGGACGAGCGGCTGGTCGTGCGCCGTCCCGACATCCTGATCGTGGAGGGCATCAACGTGCTGCAGCCCGCCCTGCCGGGCCTGGACGGCAGGACGCGGGTCGCGCTCGCCGACTACTTCGACTTCAGCGTGTACGTGGACGCGCGAGCCGAGGACATCGAGTCCTGGTACCTGAACCGTTTCCGCACGCTGCGCGCGACCGCGTTCCAGGACCCCTCCTCGTACTTCACGCGGTACACGAAGGTGTCCGAGGACGAGGCGCTGGACTACGCGCGGACGACCTGGCGCACCGTCAACAAGCCGAACCTGCTGGAGAACGTGGCGCCCACCCGCGGCCGCGCGACGCTGATCCTGCGCAAGGCGTCCGACCACAAGGTGCAGCGGCTCTCCCTGCGCAAGCTCTGA
- the glmM gene encoding phosphoglucosamine mutase, with the protein MGRLFGTDGVRGVANADLTAELALGLSVAAAHVLAEVGTFEGHRPTAVVGRDPRASGEFLEAAVVAGLASAGVDVLRVGVLPTPAVAYLTGVLGADFGVMLSASHNAMPDNGVKFFARGGHKLADDLEDRIETLYDKHRTGEPWERPTGGGVGRVRTYDEGFDRYVAHLMAVLPNRLDGLKVVLDEAHGAAARVSPEAFTRAGAEIVTIGAEPNGLNINEDCGSTHLGRLKAAVVEHGADLGIAHDGDADRCLAVDASGAEVDGDQILAVLALAMREQGGLRHNTVVGTVMANLGFKMAMEREGVTVVQTGVGDRYVLESMKEHGYALGGEQSGHVIILDHATTGDGTLTGLMLAARLAATGRTLADLAGVMRRLPQVLVNVPDVDRSRVATSADLAAAVTEAEAELGSTGRVLLRPSGTEPLVRVMVEAADIDQARSVAARLADAVKSALG; encoded by the coding sequence GTGGGACGACTCTTCGGTACGGACGGCGTGCGCGGTGTCGCCAACGCGGACCTGACGGCTGAGCTGGCGCTCGGCCTGTCGGTCGCGGCGGCGCATGTGCTGGCCGAGGTGGGGACGTTCGAGGGGCATCGGCCGACGGCCGTCGTCGGGCGCGATCCGCGCGCCTCGGGCGAGTTCCTGGAGGCCGCCGTCGTGGCGGGCCTCGCCAGCGCGGGCGTCGACGTCCTGCGCGTCGGTGTGCTGCCCACCCCCGCGGTGGCGTACCTCACCGGGGTGCTGGGCGCCGACTTCGGAGTGATGCTCTCCGCGAGCCACAACGCCATGCCCGACAACGGTGTCAAGTTCTTCGCGCGCGGCGGCCACAAGCTGGCCGACGACCTGGAGGACCGTATCGAGACGCTCTACGACAAGCACCGCACGGGCGAGCCGTGGGAGCGGCCGACCGGCGGCGGCGTCGGCCGCGTCCGTACGTACGACGAGGGCTTCGACCGCTACGTCGCGCACCTCATGGCCGTCCTGCCCAACCGGCTCGACGGGCTGAAGGTCGTCCTCGACGAGGCGCACGGCGCGGCCGCCCGGGTCTCGCCCGAGGCGTTCACCCGCGCGGGCGCCGAGATCGTCACCATCGGCGCGGAGCCGAACGGCCTCAACATCAACGAGGACTGCGGCTCCACCCACCTCGGCCGGCTCAAGGCCGCAGTGGTCGAGCACGGCGCCGACCTCGGCATCGCGCACGACGGCGACGCCGACCGCTGCCTCGCGGTCGACGCCTCGGGCGCGGAGGTCGACGGCGACCAGATCCTCGCGGTCCTCGCCCTCGCGATGCGCGAGCAGGGCGGGCTGCGGCACAACACGGTCGTCGGCACCGTCATGGCGAACCTCGGCTTCAAGATGGCGATGGAGCGGGAGGGGGTGACGGTGGTACAGACGGGCGTCGGCGACCGGTACGTGCTGGAGTCCATGAAGGAACACGGCTACGCGCTCGGCGGCGAGCAGTCCGGCCACGTGATCATCCTCGACCACGCGACGACCGGCGACGGCACCCTGACCGGCCTGATGCTCGCGGCGCGCCTCGCCGCGACGGGCCGGACGCTGGCCGACCTCGCGGGCGTAATGCGGCGCCTGCCGCAGGTCCTCGTGAACGTGCCGGACGTCGACAGGTCCCGGGTCGCCACCTCGGCGGACCTCGCGGCGGCGGTCACCGAGGCGGAGGCCGAACTCGGCTCGACCGGCCGTGTCCTGCTGCGGCCCTCCGGCACCGAGCCGCTGGTCCGGGTCATGGTCGAGGCGGCCGACATCGACCAGGCGCGCTCGGTCGCGGCCCGGCTCGCGGACGCGGTGAAGTCGGCGCTCGGCTGA